The following coding sequences are from one Malaciobacter pacificus window:
- a CDS encoding LPD7 domain-containing protein gives MSWNLESHILDHAAIVSNNLPDTFNLSDDKNVHFTFSVDKSQLIINHNCKNQKDIDRVMQSFFDDLVSYEYKFEESQGKTRPKRKMSLDLSQVLAAYHNTDSDSINSKNYEVEPHFHLLVPAKLKNKYGKSTKLGIGYLNLRRMIGEVATNHNLVFNFDENVDSEKDKILKQKATKFTWFTKKVDDNHFKSSIENGKVNKYIKDFISQYKKTENIQYYIKGMTDFQQRLIRQNIDFHHEGKNLRTEHFPLYLNQEQIKYLDIINTGDQELIKPLIKDRSNKLTRAYIEFNYGFNNPVIKELEKRGNIFKKLDLNLNDTKVEIEKKIDKKDKYKLSLNYHVSEDINSVLKICKNDKNFLELMNDIGYQNIKFKAKTINRKRSRVGFTFEKDNESYTVYFSNLNLTYQNFTDAYKQNSQKENIEDKINFYSYEAKINFYVPLKKKTYQEKIFYKIYNIVPDINLENYYIKKIEQGHIEFINKKKDIHITDEGQRIKSNKSNVNLVENVKLMLEVAKAKGWDLNNLHIRGTEQFINEVKRQVSIENEKEALNVNNKKEAADNLRELIKSESKQNEDCEI, from the coding sequence ATGAGTTGGAATCTTGAGAGTCATATTTTAGATCATGCAGCTATTGTAAGTAATAACTTACCTGATACATTTAATCTATCAGATGATAAAAATGTACATTTTACTTTTTCAGTAGATAAGAGCCAACTAATAATTAATCACAATTGCAAGAATCAAAAAGATATAGATAGAGTTATGCAATCTTTTTTTGATGATTTAGTTAGTTATGAATATAAATTTGAAGAATCACAAGGTAAAACAAGACCTAAAAGAAAAATGAGTTTAGATTTATCACAAGTATTAGCTGCTTATCATAATACAGATAGTGATTCTATAAACTCAAAAAACTATGAAGTGGAACCGCATTTTCATTTATTAGTACCCGCTAAATTAAAAAATAAATATGGCAAGAGTACAAAACTTGGAATTGGATATTTAAACCTTAGAAGAATGATTGGTGAAGTTGCTACTAATCATAACCTAGTATTTAATTTTGATGAGAATGTAGATAGTGAAAAAGATAAAATTTTAAAACAAAAAGCAACAAAATTTACCTGGTTTACAAAAAAAGTAGATGATAATCATTTTAAGTCATCAATCGAAAATGGAAAAGTTAATAAATATATTAAAGATTTTATTTCACAATATAAAAAAACTGAAAATATACAATACTATATAAAAGGTATGACAGACTTTCAACAAAGACTTATTAGACAAAATATTGATTTTCACCATGAAGGTAAAAATTTAAGAACTGAACATTTTCCACTGTATTTAAACCAGGAACAGATTAAATATTTAGACATTATAAATACTGGAGATCAGGAGTTAATAAAACCATTAATAAAAGATAGATCTAATAAATTAACTAGAGCATATATTGAATTTAACTATGGATTTAATAATCCTGTTATAAAAGAGCTTGAAAAGAGAGGAAATATATTTAAAAAGTTAGATCTTAATTTAAATGATACAAAAGTTGAAATTGAAAAAAAGATTGATAAAAAAGATAAATATAAATTAAGTTTAAATTATCATGTTTCAGAGGATATAAATAGTGTTTTAAAAATATGTAAAAATGATAAAAACTTTTTAGAGTTGATGAATGATATTGGATATCAAAATATTAAATTTAAAGCAAAAACAATTAATAGAAAAAGATCAAGAGTAGGATTTACATTTGAGAAAGACAATGAATCTTATACAGTATATTTTTCAAATTTAAATTTAACATATCAGAATTTCACGGATGCATATAAACAAAATAGTCAAAAAGAGAATATTGAAGATAAAATCAATTTTTATAGTTATGAAGCAAAAATCAATTTTTATGTACCATTAAAAAAGAAAACTTATCAGGAAAAAATATTTTATAAAATTTACAATATAGTACCAGATATAAATCTTGAAAACTATTATATTAAAAAAATAGAGCAAGGACACATAGAGTTTATCAACAAGAAAAAAGACATTCATATTACAGATGAAGGTCAAAGAATTAAATCAAATAAAAGTAATGTAAATTTAGTTGAAAATGTTAAATTGATGTTAGAAGTTGCAAAAGCTAAAGGATGGGATTTAAATAATTTACATATTAGAGGTACAGAGCAATTTATTAATGAAGTAAAAAGGCAAGTATCAATTGAAAATGAAAAAGAAGCATTAAATGTTAATAATAAAAAAGAAGCTGCAGATAATTTAAGAGAGTTGATTAAATCTGAAAGTAAACAAAATGAGGATTGTGAAATATAA
- a CDS encoding PIN-like domain-containing protein, translating to MIDNYKMTEKREEELWGKAIFVFDSSALLDLYYLPQKTRKKLYNEVFEKIPDRFWIPAHVQFEYLKNREKIIKKPIAEKFIPLEDEVKRTATKVNDILKHVTSIVDKTKKDDKHPHVEQTKISIFVDEINKFIQKSKDFEKEFLIQVESAKNDVLSVEDNDDIFEAIKKYFKIGPEFTFNQIMEITTEGKHRYEFKIPPGYGDYYKKEKKGIQIFGDLIIWKQIIEYSKEKKLPIIFITNDISKDDDWCYLDKNKKIISPREELIKELYDSSKVEFWIYSQPNFLYKANKYLQSTIEKTSIQNALLMLSQRNKRESFLRYKCSQCNSINTVYKNDLDLDFECVASDDRNMGSENQYEAREYFECDCGNNIEAIFTVWEYPVGIHNYDSIELYGGDLIDSFHFTINFFNEEEREEIECDICGSECDRDNMIYMEDVGYICPNHEINPQNKHHND from the coding sequence ATGATTGATAATTATAAAATGACAGAAAAAAGGGAAGAAGAATTGTGGGGAAAAGCAATATTTGTTTTTGATTCATCAGCTCTTCTTGATTTATATTATTTACCCCAAAAAACACGAAAAAAACTTTACAATGAAGTTTTTGAAAAAATACCTGATAGATTTTGGATTCCAGCTCATGTTCAATTTGAATATTTAAAAAATAGAGAAAAAATTATTAAAAAACCTATTGCAGAAAAATTTATTCCGCTTGAAGATGAAGTTAAGAGAACAGCAACTAAAGTTAATGATATATTGAAGCATGTAACTTCTATTGTAGATAAAACAAAAAAAGATGATAAGCATCCTCATGTAGAACAAACAAAAATTTCTATTTTTGTTGATGAAATAAATAAATTTATTCAAAAATCTAAAGATTTTGAAAAAGAATTTCTTATTCAGGTTGAATCTGCAAAAAATGATGTTTTAAGTGTGGAAGATAATGATGATATTTTTGAAGCTATCAAAAAATATTTTAAAATAGGACCTGAATTCACCTTTAATCAAATTATGGAAATTACAACAGAAGGAAAACATCGTTATGAATTTAAAATCCCTCCAGGATACGGTGATTATTATAAAAAAGAAAAAAAAGGAATTCAGATTTTTGGTGATTTGATAATTTGGAAGCAAATAATTGAATACAGCAAAGAAAAAAAATTACCAATTATTTTTATAACAAATGATATTTCTAAAGATGATGATTGGTGCTATTTAGATAAAAATAAAAAAATAATTAGTCCAAGAGAAGAGTTAATTAAAGAATTATATGATTCTTCAAAAGTTGAATTTTGGATTTATAGTCAACCTAATTTTTTATATAAAGCTAATAAGTACCTACAATCAACTATTGAAAAAACAAGTATTCAAAATGCTTTATTAATGCTTTCTCAAAGAAATAAGAGAGAAAGTTTTTTACGTTATAAATGTTCACAGTGTAATAGCATAAATACAGTATATAAAAATGATTTGGATTTAGATTTTGAATGTGTTGCTAGTGATGATCGTAATATGGGTTCTGAAAATCAATATGAAGCAAGGGAATATTTTGAATGTGATTGTGGAAATAATATAGAAGCTATATTTACAGTATGGGAATATCCAGTAGGTATTCATAACTATGATTCTATAGAATTGTATGGAGGAGATTTAATTGATTCTTTCCATTTTACGATAAACTTTTTTAATGAAGAAGAACGAGAAGAAATTGAATGTGATATTTGTGGTTCAGAATGTGATAGAGATAATATGATATATATGGAAGATGTTGGATATATATGTCCAAATCATGAAATTAATCCACAAAATAAACATCATAATGATTGA
- a CDS encoding metallophosphoesterase, with the protein MKIDILSDLHIDFYFNPKLKIKDEQIKKLYDPIVTENNREIGDVLVVAGDIGHYNHQNIRILKYLKEHYYKHIICVLGNHDYYLVDKDSKKQFKDSFERVEDMRLRINKEEDMYCLNGDFALIDGIVFGGCDSWYNDGYFARQYPTKNFPTKSTNIQWKNTMYDGEMILGVENYDDIWHIEKPKIEAVYEQCDVMITHISPSCKDEHFSPRFQNSPSNIFFSFEGEKYLKDGFMKYWIFGHTHEEIEYEEHDVKCICNPFGYPSESGNGQWVKMKQIEV; encoded by the coding sequence ATGAAAATAGATATATTAAGTGATTTGCATATAGATTTTTATTTCAATCCAAAACTAAAAATTAAAGATGAACAAATAAAAAAACTATATGATCCAATTGTTACTGAAAATAATAGAGAAATTGGTGATGTTCTAGTTGTTGCAGGAGATATAGGACACTACAATCATCAAAATATAAGAATACTAAAGTATTTAAAAGAACATTACTATAAGCATATAATTTGTGTACTTGGAAATCATGATTATTATTTAGTTGATAAAGATTCAAAAAAACAATTTAAAGACTCTTTTGAAAGAGTTGAAGATATGAGACTTAGAATTAATAAAGAAGAGGATATGTACTGTTTAAATGGTGATTTTGCATTAATAGATGGGATTGTATTTGGTGGTTGTGATTCCTGGTACAATGATGGATACTTTGCAAGACAATATCCAACTAAAAATTTTCCTACAAAATCTACAAATATACAATGGAAAAATACAATGTATGATGGAGAGATGATTTTAGGAGTAGAAAACTATGATGATATTTGGCATATAGAAAAACCAAAAATAGAAGCAGTATATGAACAATGTGATGTGATGATTACTCATATAAGTCCATCATGTAAAGATGAACACTTTTCTCCAAGATTTCAAAATTCTCCTTCTAATATATTTTTCTCTTTTGAAGGTGAAAAGTATTTAAAAGATGGTTTTATGAAATATTGGATATTTGGACATACTCATGAAGAAATAGAGTATGAAGAACATGATGTTAAATGCATCTGTAATCCATTTGGATATCCCAGTGAGAGTGGTAATGGACAATGGGTTAAGATGAAGCAAATAGAGGTTTAA
- a CDS encoding toll/interleukin-1 receptor domain-containing protein codes for MENNFEKALDIISNTDLNEFQEKVNQVKKINIQKTIEILERDGKTDTPFYKSLLAVKDIDFEDYQKSLDAVKKMGLGVNKEVSQVYNQMSNSEISSKKNIFISYSHKDSKYLDRLKVHLKPLEKQGLIELWDDTRIQTGDLWKKEISIALENSVIAILLISADFLASDFIIENELPPLLNNVKDKGTTILPVILKVSRFDREKELSQFQALNPPSNPISSMDEHESELLWNKLALRIEELL; via the coding sequence ATGGAAAATAATTTTGAAAAAGCTTTAGACATAATTTCAAATACAGATTTAAATGAATTTCAAGAAAAGGTAAACCAGGTAAAAAAAATAAATATTCAAAAAACAATTGAAATATTAGAAAGAGATGGGAAGACAGATACTCCTTTTTATAAAAGTTTATTAGCTGTAAAAGATATTGATTTTGAAGATTATCAAAAATCACTTGATGCTGTAAAAAAAATGGGATTAGGAGTTAATAAGGAAGTATCTCAAGTATATAATCAAATGAGTAATTCAGAAATATCTTCTAAAAAAAATATTTTTATAAGCTATTCACATAAGGATTCAAAATATTTAGATAGATTAAAAGTACATTTAAAACCTCTTGAAAAGCAGGGTTTAATTGAACTATGGGATGATACAAGAATTCAAACAGGTGATTTATGGAAAAAAGAAATATCGATTGCTCTAGAAAATTCTGTTATTGCAATTTTACTTATTAGTGCAGATTTCTTAGCGTCAGATTTTATCATAGAAAATGAACTCCCTCCATTATTAAATAATGTAAAAGATAAGGGTACTACAATTTTACCAGTTATTCTAAAAGTCTCAAGATTTGATAGAGAAAAAGAATTATCTCAATTCCAAGCATTAAACCCTCCAAGTAATCCTATATCAAGCATGGATGAACACGAGAGTGAACTTCTATGGAACAAGTTAGCATTAAGAATTGAAGAATTATTATAA
- a CDS encoding IS1182 family transposase, giving the protein MPNYKEGLDRNQQLLFPPSLDEYVDENNPVRAIDSYVDSIDLASLGVFTNNGGLEGQPAYHPALLLKIYLYGYLNSIRSSRKLEREIKRNVEMMWLCEGLTPGYKTIANFRKDNPSVLKQLFRDFVILCRSVDLIDGEVVAIDGAFLRANASKNQLISEKMTLKDMESVDEKITEYLNSLEYSDSCENKETKPLVCKQHIDRLKKRKAKLNDDLNILKEHQVKQYCKSDPDATLMTKPAHHLVAYNSQIAVDGKYKFIVATDISSKGVDHDQLYPMATQAKEVIDNEQMKVAADAGYYNSKEIKRCSDEGIDVYIPEPDKQKKQKDKGKFPRDSFTYDEINDCYICPNEKVMKRKKTTFEQNGIKRFMYFGTGSVCKVCPIRSQCIPEKTPAKRLWRWEHEEVVTAHRAKMNTQEAKVMIQQRAELVEHPFGTIKQNLGWSHFLVRGKIKVAGENALIMLTYNFRRLLNLIGITLFKKLIKASKSGNIEDIKQEIAEYIAVLVFFKAFYHRKMSLYI; this is encoded by the coding sequence ATGCCGAACTACAAAGAAGGTTTAGACCGTAATCAACAACTTCTTTTTCCTCCTAGTTTAGATGAATATGTTGATGAAAATAATCCAGTAAGAGCTATTGATAGTTATGTTGATAGTATTGATTTAGCTTCTTTAGGAGTATTTACTAATAATGGTGGTTTGGAAGGTCAACCAGCATATCATCCAGCACTACTTTTAAAAATTTATCTCTATGGATATCTAAATAGTATTAGAAGTTCTAGAAAGCTTGAGCGTGAGATTAAACGTAATGTTGAAATGATGTGGCTATGTGAAGGATTAACTCCTGGATATAAAACTATTGCTAACTTTCGTAAAGATAATCCTTCAGTGTTAAAACAACTATTTCGTGACTTTGTAATATTATGTCGTTCTGTTGATTTAATTGATGGAGAAGTTGTTGCTATTGATGGAGCTTTTTTAAGAGCTAATGCCTCAAAGAATCAACTTATCTCTGAAAAAATGACTCTTAAAGATATGGAATCAGTTGATGAGAAAATAACAGAGTATCTAAATTCCCTAGAATACAGTGATAGTTGTGAGAATAAAGAAACTAAACCTCTTGTTTGTAAGCAACATATTGACCGACTTAAAAAGCGTAAAGCCAAACTAAATGATGATCTGAATATTCTCAAAGAACATCAAGTAAAACAGTATTGTAAAAGTGATCCTGATGCGACCTTAATGACTAAACCAGCACATCACTTGGTAGCTTATAATTCTCAAATTGCTGTTGATGGAAAATATAAGTTCATAGTTGCTACTGATATTTCTAGTAAAGGGGTAGACCACGATCAACTTTATCCAATGGCAACACAAGCTAAAGAAGTTATTGATAATGAACAAATGAAAGTAGCAGCTGATGCAGGTTATTATAATTCCAAAGAGATCAAGCGATGTAGTGATGAAGGGATTGATGTTTATATTCCTGAACCAGACAAGCAAAAGAAGCAAAAAGATAAAGGGAAGTTTCCAAGAGATTCATTCACTTATGATGAAATCAATGACTGTTATATTTGTCCAAATGAAAAAGTGATGAAGCGGAAAAAAACTACTTTTGAGCAAAATGGTATAAAACGCTTTATGTATTTTGGTACTGGTTCTGTATGTAAAGTTTGTCCAATACGTTCACAATGTATTCCTGAAAAAACTCCTGCAAAACGTCTTTGGCGTTGGGAACATGAAGAAGTTGTCACTGCACACCGTGCAAAGATGAATACACAAGAAGCTAAAGTGATGATTCAACAGCGTGCAGAATTAGTTGAACACCCATTTGGGACAATCAAACAAAATCTTGGCTGGAGTCATTTTCTAGTACGGGGTAAAATAAAAGTTGCTGGAGAGAATGCTCTTATTATGCTTACCTATAATTTTAGAAGATTATTAAATCTAATTGGTATTACACTGTTTAAAAAGCTAATAAAAGCCAGTAAAAGTGGCAATATTGAAGATATAAAACAAGAAATAGCAGAGTACATTGCAGTTCTAGTCTTTTTTAAAGCTTTTTATCATCGAAAAATGAGTTTATACATTTAA
- a CDS encoding IS256 family transposase, producing the protein MNQTLDLTDALNQIKAGAKIDGKDGVLAPLIKQLTEAALQAELESHLTTEINKNRKNGKSTKTMKSSVGEFELEIPRDRNGSYEPQIVKKHQTHISDHIEEKILSLYALGNSYSQISEHIQELYGIEFSKATISAVTDKIIPLLKEWQQRPLESIYPFVWLDAIHYKIKENGKYISKAVYTILGVGLNGKKEILGLYLSENEGANFWLQVLTDLNNRGVQDILIASVDGLKGFPEAINAIFPNTEVQLCIVHQIRNSIRYVASKNQKEFMKDLKLIYQAISKEAAEMELDNLESKWGKKYPIVIKSWRNKWEHLSAYFKYTEEIRRIIYTTNIIESVHRQFRKLTKTKGAFPNENSLLKLLYMGIQNASKKWTMPIWNWSLTISQLAILFEGRLDESLNL; encoded by the coding sequence ATGAATCAAACACTTGATTTAACAGATGCACTTAATCAGATTAAAGCTGGTGCAAAAATAGATGGTAAGGATGGAGTTTTAGCTCCACTTATCAAACAACTAACCGAAGCTGCATTACAAGCAGAACTTGAATCTCATCTTACAACAGAGATAAATAAAAATCGTAAAAATGGTAAATCTACTAAAACTATGAAAAGTAGTGTTGGAGAATTTGAACTTGAAATTCCAAGAGATAGGAACGGTTCTTATGAACCACAAATAGTTAAAAAACATCAAACCCATATATCAGACCATATTGAGGAAAAGATTTTATCTTTATATGCTCTTGGTAATAGCTACTCTCAAATATCTGAACATATTCAAGAGTTATATGGTATTGAGTTTTCTAAAGCAACAATAAGTGCTGTTACAGACAAAATTATACCATTACTCAAAGAGTGGCAACAAAGACCGTTAGAATCAATCTATCCATTTGTATGGCTTGATGCAATACATTATAAAATAAAAGAGAATGGCAAATATATTTCAAAAGCTGTCTACACTATTTTAGGAGTAGGACTAAACGGTAAAAAAGAGATACTTGGACTTTATTTATCTGAAAATGAAGGAGCAAATTTTTGGCTACAAGTTTTAACTGATTTAAATAATCGAGGTGTACAAGATATACTTATTGCTTCAGTTGATGGTTTAAAAGGCTTTCCTGAAGCTATAAATGCAATATTTCCAAATACTGAAGTTCAATTGTGTATCGTACATCAAATTAGAAATTCAATACGCTATGTAGCTTCTAAAAACCAAAAAGAGTTTATGAAAGATTTGAAGCTTATCTATCAAGCTATCTCCAAAGAAGCTGCTGAAATGGAACTTGACAATCTTGAGTCTAAGTGGGGTAAAAAATATCCTATTGTAATTAAGTCGTGGAGGAACAAATGGGAACATCTATCTGCATATTTTAAATATACTGAAGAGATTAGACGCATCATCTACACCACTAATATTATTGAATCAGTTCACAGACAGTTTAGAAAACTTACTAAAACTAAAGGTGCTTTCCCAAATGAAAATAGTCTTCTCAAACTTTTGTATATGGGTATTCAGAATGCTTCTAAAAAATGGACAATGCCTATTTGGAATTGGTCTTTAACTATTTCACAGTTGGCAATATTATTTGAGGGCAGACTAGATGAATCTTTAAACTTATGA
- a CDS encoding metallophosphoesterase, whose translation MKDSKEPIYIIGDVHGCYKTLLALIEQFPNKQNSKICFVGDLIDRGSNSKAVIDFVRDNKYDCVLGNHEKYFIEYSQYLEKKLSYFDIKNWFGKNGGKETINSYRVNGILDEVTLLDHSKWLQSLPLYLEYKDMKIKNRYLVVSHSHVFDKWKYKDYPRDSKEYISFENTVLNSRFKNYDNLEIFNIYGHTPTQNPILEDHKASIDLGCCYKDIDANAKLCALEFPSMKIFTQSNIED comes from the coding sequence ATGAAGGATTCAAAAGAACCAATTTATATAATTGGTGATGTTCATGGTTGTTATAAAACTTTATTAGCTTTAATAGAACAGTTTCCAAATAAACAAAACTCTAAAATTTGTTTTGTTGGTGATTTAATTGATAGAGGTTCTAACTCTAAAGCTGTAATTGATTTTGTAAGAGATAATAAATATGATTGCGTATTAGGTAATCATGAAAAATACTTTATTGAATATTCTCAATATTTAGAGAAAAAATTATCATATTTTGATATAAAAAATTGGTTTGGTAAAAATGGTGGAAAAGAAACTATTAATTCGTATAGAGTAAATGGAATATTAGATGAAGTAACACTTTTAGATCATTCAAAATGGTTACAATCATTACCTTTATATCTTGAATACAAAGATATGAAAATTAAAAATAGATACTTAGTAGTTTCTCACTCTCATGTTTTTGATAAATGGAAATATAAGGATTATCCAAGAGATTCAAAAGAGTATATATCTTTTGAAAATACTGTTTTAAATTCAAGATTTAAAAATTATGATAATTTAGAAATATTTAATATCTACGGTCATACTCCTACACAAAATCCAATATTAGAAGATCATAAAGCTAGTATTGATTTAGGTTGCTGTTATAAAGATATAGATGCCAATGCTAAGTTATGTGCTTTAGAGTTCCCATCTATGAAGATTTTTACTCAAAGTAATATAGAAGATTAA
- a CDS encoding zeta toxin family protein, with protein sequence MKEKDLINYAKTLLNNTLELDDNKISEFAYEEIKSKKAILEDVFLRFKNQDKKAFFLFGNPGSGKTEFAAALKKFYKIDFIEVDEIKRYCKYYNGQNSDLFKKASLEGVNILMNTVLDKEYSFILDGKFFEFIDSALKKNYDIEINFVYSPLNSEFISSINTVNKIKEKYSNVRVNFYDLHNDLVLKNIKNLDMLRIMIKHFGIKIIMDEEKIINDNKYDLDLVYKEIDRLAEFAGMKKIDKYNYISKNDSPSDLGCFALTNLEEHKWFMENIKEWLWFTPEDGVIDIIEFIKNRKKVL encoded by the coding sequence ATGAAAGAAAAAGATTTAATTAATTATGCAAAAACTTTATTAAATAATACTTTAGAACTTGATGATAATAAAATAAGTGAATTTGCATATGAAGAAATAAAATCAAAAAAAGCAATTTTAGAAGATGTCTTCCTAAGATTTAAGAATCAAGATAAAAAAGCATTCTTTTTATTTGGTAATCCAGGTTCTGGCAAAACAGAGTTTGCAGCTGCATTAAAAAAGTTTTATAAAATAGATTTTATAGAAGTAGATGAAATAAAAAGATATTGTAAATATTATAATGGTCAAAATTCTGATTTATTTAAAAAAGCAAGTTTAGAGGGTGTTAATATTCTTATGAATACTGTTTTAGATAAAGAGTACTCATTTATTTTAGATGGTAAATTTTTTGAGTTTATAGATAGTGCTTTAAAAAAGAATTATGATATTGAAATAAATTTTGTATATAGCCCTTTAAATAGTGAATTCATAAGTTCTATAAATACAGTAAATAAAATAAAAGAAAAATACTCAAATGTAAGAGTAAATTTTTATGACCTACATAATGATTTAGTTTTGAAAAATATAAAGAACTTAGATATGTTAAGAATCATGATTAAACATTTTGGAATTAAAATTATCATGGATGAAGAAAAAATTATAAATGATAATAAATATGATTTGGATTTAGTATATAAAGAGATAGATAGACTTGCAGAATTTGCAGGAATGAAAAAAATAGATAAATATAACTATATTTCTAAAAATGACTCGCCAAGTGATTTAGGTTGCTTTGCATTAACTAATCTTGAAGAGCATAAGTGGTTTATGGAAAATATAAAAGAGTGGTTGTGGTTCACTCCAGAAGACGGAGTAATAGATATAATAGAATTTATAAAAAATAGAAAGAAAGTTTTATGA
- a CDS encoding SHOCT domain-containing protein → MYSNIKKFNPRLHHNFTYYNHHWLFIANFFIRSLVYLFTFGFFFIVAIIALTIDPKSNPPFTGNGDIDGIIIICIIIAPLLLLEWRIRANRRKLDLPIYKDISEELLQLEVIKKAELKNNASVNFKNNITIKKDINYYFELKEKGAITQEEYEEKKKELLNLK, encoded by the coding sequence ATGTATTCAAATATTAAAAAATTCAATCCTAGATTACATCATAATTTCACTTATTACAATCATCACTGGTTGTTTATAGCTAATTTCTTTATTAGATCACTAGTTTATCTTTTTACATTTGGATTCTTTTTTATTGTTGCAATTATTGCTTTAACAATCGATCCAAAATCAAATCCACCATTTACGGGAAATGGAGATATTGATGGAATTATAATTATATGCATAATAATAGCTCCTCTTTTACTTTTAGAGTGGAGAATTAGAGCAAATAGAAGAAAATTAGATTTACCTATTTATAAAGATATTTCAGAGGAACTGTTACAGTTAGAGGTTATTAAAAAAGCTGAATTAAAAAACAATGCAAGTGTTAATTTCAAAAATAATATAACTATCAAAAAAGATATAAATTACTATTTTGAATTAAAAGAAAAAGGTGCAATTACTCAAGAAGAGTATGAAGAGAAGAAGAAAGAATTATTAAATTTAAAATAA